In the Arachis ipaensis cultivar K30076 chromosome B10, Araip1.1, whole genome shotgun sequence genome, one interval contains:
- the LOC107620143 gene encoding probable boron transporter 2 isoform X2 — protein sequence MISKEEFSAISKIGPVDSRQASDGTLTAVQTLTSTALCGIVHAILGGQPLLILGVAEPTVLMYTFLYDFAKDRKDLGQRLFLAWAGWVCVWTALLLFLLAILGACSIINRFTRLAGELFGLLIAMLFMQQAIRGLVEEFGVPHQREGINQIAHQSSWLFGNGMFALVLSFGLLFTALRSRKARSWRYGTGCLRGFIADYGVPLMVLMWTAVSYIPANNVPRGIPRRLFSPNPWSPGAYSNWTVIKDMLNVPLIYIIGAFIPATMIAVLYYFDHSVASQLAQQKEFNLRRPSSYHYDLLLLGLLVSNLF from the exons ATGATCTCAAAGGAAGAATTCTCTGCTATAAGCAAGATTGGACCAGTGGATTCAAGGCAGGCATCAG ATGGAACTCTAACTGCAGTGCAGACCCTAACATCGACTGCGCTATGTGGCATTGTCCATGCAATCCTTGGAGGGCAACCTCTCCTCATACTAGGTGTAGCTGAGCCAACTGTTCTGATGTATACATTCCTATACGATTTTGCAAAGGATAGAAAAGATTTGGGGCAAAGGCTGTTCCTCGCTTGGGCTGGATG GGTATGTGTTTGGACTGCCTTATTGCTGTTTTTGTTGGCCATCCTTGGTGCATGCTCTATTATTAACAGATTCACACGCCTTGCTGGTGAACTATTCGGTCTGTTGATCGCAATGCTCTTCATGCAGCAGGCCATAAGG GGGCTAGTGGAGGAGTTTGGTGTACCACACCAAAGAGAAGGTATCAATCAGATTGCACACCAATCCTCTTGGCTGTTTGGGAATGGAATGTTCGCCTTGGTTTTGTCATTTGGCCTTCTGTTTACTGCATTAAGAAGTCGTAAAGCTAGATCGTGGCGTTATGGCACAG GTTGCTTGAGGGGATTTATAGCTGATTATGGAGTTCCTCTTATGGTTCTTATGTGGACTGCTGTGTCTTACATACCAGCCAATAATGTTCCAAGGGGAATCCCAAGGCGGCTTTTCAGTCCAAATCCATGGTCTCCTGGTGCATACTCAAATTGGACTGTAATCAAG GATATGTTGAATGTGCCTCTTATTTATATAATTGGAGCATTTATACCAGCAACTATGATTGCTGTGCTTTACTACTTTGATCACAGTGTTGCATCCCAACTTGCTCAGCAGAAGGAATTTAATTTAAGAAGACCCTCTTCTTATCATTATGATCTTCTTCTCTTAGGCTTATTAGTAAGTAATTTATTTTGA
- the LOC107620143 gene encoding boron transporter 1 isoform X1, with the protein MEETFVPFRGIKNDLKGRILCYKQDWTSGFKAGIRILAPTTYIFFASAIPVISFGEQLERNTDGTLTAVQTLTSTALCGIVHAILGGQPLLILGVAEPTVLMYTFLYDFAKDRKDLGQRLFLAWAGWVCVWTALLLFLLAILGACSIINRFTRLAGELFGLLIAMLFMQQAIRGLVEEFGVPHQREGINQIAHQSSWLFGNGMFALVLSFGLLFTALRSRKARSWRYGTGCLRGFIADYGVPLMVLMWTAVSYIPANNVPRGIPRRLFSPNPWSPGAYSNWTVIKDMLNVPLIYIIGAFIPATMIAVLYYFDHSVASQLAQQKEFNLRRPSSYHYDLLLLGLLVSNLF; encoded by the exons ATGGAAGAAACATTTGTTCCCTTTCGCGGGATCAAGAATGATCTCAAAGGAAGAATTCTCTGCTATAAGCAAGATTGGACCAGTGGATTCAAGGCAGGCATCAG GATCCTTGCCCCAACTACATACATATTTTTTGCATCAGCTATTCCTGTTATCTCTTTTGGGGAGCAATTAGAGAGAAATACTG ATGGAACTCTAACTGCAGTGCAGACCCTAACATCGACTGCGCTATGTGGCATTGTCCATGCAATCCTTGGAGGGCAACCTCTCCTCATACTAGGTGTAGCTGAGCCAACTGTTCTGATGTATACATTCCTATACGATTTTGCAAAGGATAGAAAAGATTTGGGGCAAAGGCTGTTCCTCGCTTGGGCTGGATG GGTATGTGTTTGGACTGCCTTATTGCTGTTTTTGTTGGCCATCCTTGGTGCATGCTCTATTATTAACAGATTCACACGCCTTGCTGGTGAACTATTCGGTCTGTTGATCGCAATGCTCTTCATGCAGCAGGCCATAAGG GGGCTAGTGGAGGAGTTTGGTGTACCACACCAAAGAGAAGGTATCAATCAGATTGCACACCAATCCTCTTGGCTGTTTGGGAATGGAATGTTCGCCTTGGTTTTGTCATTTGGCCTTCTGTTTACTGCATTAAGAAGTCGTAAAGCTAGATCGTGGCGTTATGGCACAG GTTGCTTGAGGGGATTTATAGCTGATTATGGAGTTCCTCTTATGGTTCTTATGTGGACTGCTGTGTCTTACATACCAGCCAATAATGTTCCAAGGGGAATCCCAAGGCGGCTTTTCAGTCCAAATCCATGGTCTCCTGGTGCATACTCAAATTGGACTGTAATCAAG GATATGTTGAATGTGCCTCTTATTTATATAATTGGAGCATTTATACCAGCAACTATGATTGCTGTGCTTTACTACTTTGATCACAGTGTTGCATCCCAACTTGCTCAGCAGAAGGAATTTAATTTAAGAAGACCCTCTTCTTATCATTATGATCTTCTTCTCTTAGGCTTATTAGTAAGTAATTTATTTTGA